In Vreelandella piezotolerans, one genomic interval encodes:
- a CDS encoding type I secretion system permease/ATPase, whose product MLECLKVIASFHQHEVSSEALRAGLPLEQGKLTPSVFGRAASRAGLTARITKTRLSGLNPALFPVILLLEPGRACVLLGLDLKQKRARVIFPELSESDVDISLDELYAGYSGEAIYVRPKFLADNASEPGVKKRRDQHWFWGVIRENRRLYRDIVLGSVAINLFAIAMPLFVLNVYDRVVPNQATETLWVLAVGIFIVLCFDLALRLMRSSFVDLAASRADVKLSSSIMAKSLGLRLEERPASTGSFTSTLQSFESVRAFIGSATILGIVDLPFVLMFAAIIALINPWLVLPVLVGIVFVLLYALAAQGKLHELSQTTWEVGAQRNSLLVESISQLENVKALRAESRIQRHWEKASAFLSKTGAQLKMVSTSVSNVAQWAQHSVAVCVIIVGVYQIIQGNLTQGGLIAAYMLSSRAMAPISQAAALLAQYHQSSTALESLNAVMNKKVERHEGKAYVEKPSFAGNIRLEKVTLRYPNEERDALKDVSVTVKAGEKVALLGRIGCGKSSLNKLVLGFYQPTAGAVLVDNVDIRQLDPLQLRRHIGYVPQDVSLFSGSLRDNIVAGGGSDRVDDDALLRAIELAGLESLVNSHPHGVDLQVGERGQALSGGQKQSVAIARALVQDPPILLLDEPTSSMDNASEETFKANLKNVAAGKTILVVTHRTSLLSLVDRIIVMDAGKVVADGPRDTVVEALRKGQIGRAS is encoded by the coding sequence CTGCTTGAGTGCCTCAAGGTAATCGCTTCTTTTCATCAACATGAAGTGTCATCGGAAGCACTTCGGGCAGGCCTGCCGTTGGAACAAGGCAAATTGACGCCCTCGGTGTTTGGGCGAGCTGCCTCACGGGCGGGTTTGACGGCTAGAATTACCAAAACTCGGCTGTCTGGACTGAATCCAGCGCTATTCCCGGTGATTCTTCTGCTCGAACCCGGCAGAGCCTGTGTCTTGTTGGGGCTGGATCTTAAGCAGAAAAGAGCCCGCGTCATTTTTCCCGAACTCTCAGAGTCGGACGTCGACATTTCTCTCGACGAGCTTTACGCGGGTTATAGTGGCGAGGCTATTTACGTTCGCCCAAAGTTTTTGGCTGATAACGCATCCGAGCCGGGCGTTAAAAAACGCCGTGACCAGCACTGGTTTTGGGGCGTTATTCGTGAAAATCGTCGGCTTTACCGCGATATCGTTCTGGGGTCGGTGGCGATTAACTTATTCGCCATCGCCATGCCCCTATTCGTTCTCAATGTTTACGATCGTGTCGTGCCTAACCAAGCGACAGAAACGCTTTGGGTGCTCGCCGTCGGTATTTTTATCGTTCTCTGCTTCGACTTAGCCCTAAGGCTAATGCGAAGCAGCTTTGTCGACTTGGCCGCCAGCCGGGCAGACGTCAAGCTCTCATCAAGTATCATGGCCAAATCACTGGGGCTGCGTTTGGAAGAGCGGCCCGCCTCGACGGGGTCCTTCACCTCCACGCTTCAGTCGTTCGAATCAGTGCGTGCCTTTATCGGTTCTGCAACCATCCTAGGCATCGTGGACTTACCGTTCGTGCTGATGTTTGCCGCCATTATTGCGCTGATCAACCCCTGGCTCGTGCTCCCAGTACTGGTTGGGATCGTATTCGTATTGCTCTACGCCTTGGCGGCTCAAGGAAAGCTCCACGAACTTTCGCAAACGACCTGGGAGGTCGGCGCGCAGCGTAACTCGCTCTTGGTCGAGTCCATCTCCCAGTTGGAAAACGTCAAAGCGTTACGGGCCGAAAGTCGCATCCAGCGTCATTGGGAAAAAGCGTCGGCCTTTCTATCCAAGACCGGCGCGCAATTGAAAATGGTCAGCACGTCGGTCTCTAACGTCGCTCAGTGGGCACAGCATAGTGTGGCCGTTTGCGTCATCATCGTCGGGGTGTATCAAATCATTCAGGGGAATCTGACTCAGGGTGGCCTGATCGCTGCCTATATGCTCTCTTCGCGAGCCATGGCGCCTATCAGCCAAGCCGCTGCACTGCTGGCTCAGTATCATCAATCCTCCACCGCATTAGAGTCATTGAATGCGGTCATGAATAAAAAGGTAGAGCGGCACGAAGGCAAGGCGTACGTAGAAAAGCCCAGCTTTGCAGGCAATATTCGCCTTGAAAAAGTGACGTTACGCTATCCCAATGAAGAGCGCGACGCCTTGAAGGATGTCTCTGTCACGGTCAAAGCGGGCGAAAAAGTGGCGCTCCTGGGGCGCATTGGCTGTGGAAAATCGTCGCTCAATAAACTCGTGCTGGGTTTTTATCAGCCCACCGCCGGGGCGGTGCTGGTCGATAATGTCGATATTCGTCAGCTCGACCCGTTACAACTACGCCGCCACATAGGCTATGTGCCTCAGGATGTCAGCCTATTTTCAGGCTCGCTGCGTGACAATATCGTGGCAGGGGGTGGTAGTGACCGAGTGGATGACGATGCGCTGCTGCGGGCCATCGAGCTAGCGGGGCTGGAAAGCTTGGTCAACAGCCATCCTCATGGCGTCGATCTGCAGGTAGGCGAGCGCGGCCAAGCGCTATCGGGTGGGCAGAAACAGTCGGTTGCCATTGCCCGCGCGTTGGTTCAAGACCCGCCCATCTTATTACTGGACGAGCCTACCAGCTCTATGGATAACGCCAGTGAAGAGACGTTCAAAGCCAATCTAAAAAACGTCGCAGCAGGCAAAACCATTCTCGTCGTAACGCATCGTACCTCGCTACTCTCTCTGGTGGATCGCATCATCGTCATGGATGCCGGTAAAGTCGTCGCCGACGGTCCGCGGGATACCGTGGTGGAAGCGCTGCGCAAAGGCCAAATCGGGAGGGCTTCGTAA
- a CDS encoding TolC family outer membrane protein gives MKDNVTTKRTPLSLQRAVRPWTLTTLACLPLTALAQQLPATLYAPGMTDLNTTIQQTIVSNPQVNAAWNNFSAAGSDVRVAQGNYLPSIDVTAGVGRQDQQNDGRGSYSSDFAELTLTQMVFDGFATRSEVERLDRARLIAYFELLGASETVALEAFETYLDVLRFREMVRLAQDNYREHQRVFSQIEERALSGAGRGVDLEQISGRLALAESNLMTEASNLHDVTARYQRIVGELPPQNMSPAPSLADELPSDVSEAVRMAFEGNPDFHAAIENIAVQRAEQNAARAAFMPRLDIQGRTGTNNQDDSIAGRSDEHSIQLVASMNLYRGGSDSAAFEAATTRIEQAVNQREVACTNVRQTTQIAYNDTQRLNEQLRYLNDHRQSIDRVRGAYQQQFDIGQRTLLDVLDSENEYFEASRAYANAEFDLTLAQARTLAAMGQLMQTLEVVREDIPTLAELGYEDLAQDPEMACATDGPRGFTLEDFTRGISAAPLSSDTLTTAYNEPSEPVVMPNDAPVYANAAVEPEAIESSLYIQVASLSAAERAQQLSVELGEQLTSQSRVYASAGNYRVQLGPVASFSDAQALQQTLQRMGYGDAFVTNG, from the coding sequence ATGAAAGACAACGTTACAACGAAACGCACACCTCTCTCACTTCAGCGCGCTGTCCGACCCTGGACACTGACCACGCTTGCCTGTTTACCGCTGACGGCGCTTGCCCAGCAGCTGCCTGCTACGCTGTACGCGCCTGGTATGACCGATCTCAATACCACGATTCAGCAAACGATCGTGAGTAACCCGCAGGTCAATGCAGCATGGAACAATTTTAGCGCGGCGGGAAGTGATGTGCGCGTGGCTCAGGGTAACTACCTGCCGTCGATCGACGTGACGGCCGGGGTGGGGCGCCAAGACCAGCAAAACGATGGACGTGGCAGTTACAGCAGTGACTTTGCCGAGCTCACTCTGACGCAAATGGTATTCGATGGCTTTGCGACACGCAGCGAAGTAGAGCGCTTGGATCGTGCGCGCCTCATTGCTTACTTCGAGTTGCTGGGGGCCAGCGAAACGGTAGCGCTAGAAGCGTTTGAAACCTATTTAGATGTCTTGCGATTCCGAGAAATGGTCCGCTTGGCGCAAGATAACTATCGTGAACACCAGCGTGTTTTCTCGCAGATCGAAGAGCGTGCACTGTCCGGCGCTGGACGTGGTGTGGATCTGGAGCAAATCAGCGGTCGTTTGGCGCTGGCCGAATCCAATTTGATGACCGAAGCTTCGAACCTGCATGATGTGACGGCTCGTTACCAGCGGATCGTCGGTGAGCTACCACCGCAAAATATGTCGCCTGCACCCTCGCTGGCCGACGAGCTACCCAGCGATGTCAGTGAAGCAGTGCGAATGGCCTTTGAGGGCAATCCCGATTTCCATGCGGCCATTGAGAACATCGCCGTTCAGCGTGCTGAGCAAAATGCCGCTCGTGCCGCCTTCATGCCACGCCTGGATATTCAAGGCCGTACCGGTACCAATAACCAAGACGACTCGATCGCTGGGCGTAGCGATGAGCACAGCATTCAGCTCGTGGCAAGCATGAACCTCTATCGCGGTGGTTCTGATAGTGCCGCGTTCGAAGCTGCCACGACGCGCATCGAGCAGGCCGTCAATCAGCGTGAAGTGGCGTGTACCAATGTCCGTCAGACGACACAAATCGCCTACAACGATACGCAGCGTCTTAATGAGCAGTTGCGCTATCTCAACGACCACCGCCAATCCATCGACCGCGTGCGTGGCGCTTACCAGCAGCAGTTCGATATTGGCCAGCGCACCCTTTTGGACGTGCTGGACAGTGAGAATGAGTACTTCGAGGCCAGCCGCGCCTATGCCAATGCGGAATTCGACCTAACATTGGCCCAGGCGCGGACGCTGGCCGCCATGGGGCAGCTCATGCAAACGTTGGAAGTCGTCCGTGAAGACATTCCAACCTTGGCAGAGTTGGGCTACGAAGATTTAGCGCAAGACCCTGAGATGGCCTGCGCTACCGATGGGCCGCGTGGCTTCACTCTGGAAGATTTCACCCGCGGTATTTCTGCTGCCCCGTTGTCCAGCGACACGCTCACCACCGCTTACAACGAGCCGAGTGAGCCCGTCGTAATGCCAAACGATGCGCCTGTGTACGCCAACGCAGCGGTTGAGCCTGAGGCCATCGAGAGCAGTCTCTATATTCAAGTCGCCTCGCTAAGTGCCGCTGAGCGCGCTCAACAGTTAAGCGTTGAGTTAGGAGAGCAGCTAACGAGCCAGTCACGGGTGTATGCGTCGGCGGGAAATTATCGCGTTCAACTGGGGCCGGTGGCCTCGTTCAGTGATGCTCAGGCGCTACAGCAAACGCTACAACGAATGGGGTATGGTGATGCCTTTGTCACCAATGGTTAG
- a CDS encoding DMT family transporter: MTQDQQAVLYGLGAVALWSTVATAFKVALAWMSPLELMWLAALVSWMLMGAIVVKQGHMRVALRRGWGTALWAGLMNPVAYYLLLFAAYDRLPGQEAMALNYTWALAMAFLAVPLLGHRLTRSDVGAGLVAYSGVWVIATRGEVFNVAFEDPLGVVFALASTLVWALYWLLNAKDARQPLVGQWQNFSVGLPVLTLLLLFGPGLQWHGWSALGAGAYVGLFEMGVAFVLWQMAVQSVSRTAKVSNLIFLSPPVSLLLLFLVVGEPMRLSTLVGLILILCGLAIQQIPQARREPAL, from the coding sequence ATGACGCAAGATCAGCAGGCAGTACTGTATGGCTTGGGCGCCGTCGCGCTTTGGTCGACCGTGGCGACGGCATTCAAAGTCGCCCTGGCCTGGATGAGCCCGCTTGAACTCATGTGGTTGGCCGCTCTGGTGTCCTGGATGCTAATGGGCGCCATCGTCGTCAAGCAAGGGCATATGCGCGTTGCGCTACGCCGGGGGTGGGGGACGGCGCTTTGGGCTGGGTTAATGAACCCCGTGGCTTACTACTTGTTGCTATTTGCTGCCTATGACCGGCTACCTGGCCAAGAGGCCATGGCGCTCAACTATACATGGGCACTGGCGATGGCTTTTTTGGCAGTGCCGCTGCTGGGACATCGTCTCACCCGCTCGGATGTAGGGGCTGGTTTGGTGGCTTACAGCGGCGTTTGGGTCATTGCTACCCGAGGAGAGGTTTTCAACGTTGCGTTCGAAGATCCTTTGGGGGTCGTTTTCGCGTTGGCATCGACACTGGTATGGGCGCTTTACTGGCTGCTCAATGCGAAAGACGCGCGGCAGCCGTTGGTAGGGCAGTGGCAGAATTTCAGTGTTGGGTTACCTGTTTTAACACTATTGTTACTTTTTGGCCCTGGTCTGCAGTGGCACGGGTGGTCTGCGCTTGGGGCTGGTGCGTATGTCGGCCTCTTCGAAATGGGTGTTGCGTTCGTGCTTTGGCAAATGGCCGTGCAGAGCGTTTCACGAACTGCCAAGGTCTCTAATCTGATCTTCTTGTCGCCGCCTGTCTCCCTTTTGCTGCTGTTCTTGGTCGTCGGTGAGCCAATGCGGCTGTCTACCCTAGTGGGTTTAATACTGATTCTGTGCGGGTTGGCGATTCAACAGATTCCTCAAGCACGGCGTGAGCCAGCGCTGTAG
- a CDS encoding SelT/SelW/SelH family protein: MARIHIRYCTQCQWLLRSAWYAQELLSTFGEQLTEVALSPSHGGTFEIWCDDSLLWERKRDGGFPDIKTLKQQVRDQIDPAQDLGHIDR, from the coding sequence ATGGCCCGCATTCATATTCGCTACTGCACCCAGTGTCAGTGGCTGCTACGCAGCGCTTGGTATGCGCAAGAGCTTCTCTCTACGTTTGGTGAGCAGTTGACAGAAGTCGCGCTCTCACCCTCTCACGGCGGTACTTTCGAGATCTGGTGTGATGACTCGCTTCTCTGGGAGCGTAAGCGAGATGGTGGGTTTCCCGACATTAAAACGCTCAAACAGCAGGTGCGCGACCAGATCGATCCTGCCCAAGACCTGGGGCATATCGACCGATGA
- a CDS encoding MFS transporter, with amino-acid sequence MAQPDVSQTQLYEWLTGDDDSRMCDDIPDGACQEQPRNFFLHLSASLGNKLADELSSARLVLPWLLGIIGAPVWMVGLLVPIREAGALLPQLFVAGFIRLKPQRKWVWVAGATLQALAAALLALLALIGHGALGGGLVLAVLVMLSLARGLSSIATKDVLGKTIAKRRRGTLMGWSGSIAGAATLIAGGVLVLFGDRPGNIALAILLSVAAAGWLLNALCAARIKEVPGAVEGGENAWDSIKLGISLMREDTTFLHFNVARALLLSSALALPYLALLGQQQSGTELGGLGILVVVSGLAAMVASPIWGKRADRSSRRVMRDAAIGTAMCCLLAALIAWLPGSWTQSVLPYAGVYALLVVVHHGVRLGRKTYLVDIANQDNRALYVALSNTFTGVLMLIVGGMIGALAQWLGSAMLLVILALIALGAMLSAHRLPEAE; translated from the coding sequence ATGGCCCAACCGGATGTTTCACAAACGCAGCTTTATGAGTGGCTTACTGGCGATGACGACAGCCGGATGTGCGACGACATCCCTGACGGCGCTTGTCAGGAACAGCCGCGCAACTTTTTTCTTCACCTATCGGCATCGCTGGGCAATAAACTCGCCGACGAACTCTCGAGCGCTCGTCTGGTCCTGCCCTGGCTGCTGGGCATCATCGGCGCACCGGTCTGGATGGTGGGGTTACTCGTTCCCATCCGCGAGGCAGGCGCCCTGCTCCCCCAACTGTTCGTCGCCGGCTTCATTCGTTTGAAGCCCCAGCGTAAATGGGTGTGGGTCGCGGGGGCCACACTCCAGGCCTTGGCCGCCGCCCTGTTAGCACTGCTTGCCTTGATCGGCCACGGAGCACTTGGCGGCGGGCTGGTGCTGGCCGTACTCGTCATGCTGTCATTAGCGCGCGGACTCTCGTCAATTGCTACGAAAGACGTGCTCGGCAAAACCATTGCCAAACGCCGCCGCGGTACGCTGATGGGTTGGAGTGGCAGCATCGCCGGTGCCGCCACGCTCATAGCCGGGGGTGTCTTAGTCCTCTTTGGCGACCGTCCCGGGAATATTGCCTTAGCAATTCTGCTAAGCGTGGCCGCAGCGGGGTGGCTGCTCAACGCGCTGTGCGCTGCGCGCATCAAAGAGGTGCCAGGCGCCGTGGAAGGCGGTGAAAACGCCTGGGATAGCATCAAACTCGGCATATCTCTGATGCGCGAAGACACTACGTTTCTTCACTTCAACGTGGCGCGTGCGCTGCTGCTCTCTAGCGCGCTCGCCCTGCCCTACCTGGCCCTGCTGGGTCAGCAGCAAAGTGGCACCGAGCTAGGCGGGCTGGGCATTTTGGTAGTGGTGTCGGGACTGGCCGCGATGGTAGCAAGCCCTATATGGGGAAAAAGAGCGGACCGCTCCAGCCGTCGGGTCATGCGCGACGCGGCCATCGGCACGGCTATGTGTTGCCTGCTGGCAGCTCTGATTGCCTGGTTGCCAGGCAGTTGGACGCAGAGCGTGCTGCCTTATGCGGGTGTATACGCTCTATTGGTGGTGGTTCACCACGGCGTGCGCTTGGGGCGCAAAACGTATTTGGTCGACATCGCTAACCAAGACAATAGAGCGCTATACGTTGCGCTTTCCAATACCTTTACTGGTGTGCTAATGCTCATCGTTGGTGGCATGATTGGCGCATTGGCACAGTGGTTAGGCAGCGCTATGCTGCTGGTGATTTTGGCGTTGATAGCCCTCGGCGCCATGCTTAGCGCGCACCGACTCCCCGAAGCGGAGTGA
- a CDS encoding PAS domain S-box protein: MKRSPLISPELLERIVDASEDGIVVAEQEGDENILIYVNKGFERLTGYSADEILYRDCRFLQNEDRDQDALMSIREALQDGRPSREVLRNYRKDGTMFWNELSITPVYDEADKLMYYIGVQKDVTERVEAQLALAELKKQQEHAE; encoded by the coding sequence ATGAAACGATCTCCCTTGATAAGCCCGGAGTTACTCGAACGCATTGTTGACGCTTCTGAAGATGGCATTGTCGTTGCAGAGCAGGAAGGTGACGAAAACATTCTGATTTACGTGAACAAAGGCTTCGAGCGTTTGACGGGCTACAGTGCAGACGAAATCCTCTATCGCGACTGCCGCTTTCTACAAAACGAAGATCGCGATCAGGATGCGCTCATGTCGATACGTGAGGCGCTGCAGGACGGTCGCCCCTCCCGCGAAGTGCTACGTAACTACCGTAAAGATGGCACGATGTTTTGGAACGAACTCTCCATCACCCCGGTATACGATGAAGCCGATAAGCTGATGTACTACATCGGGGTGCAAAAGGACGTAACGGAGCGTGTCGAAGCGCAGCTAGCCCTGGCAGAATTGAAAAAGCAGCAGGAGCACGCAGAGTAA
- a CDS encoding PA3496 family putative envelope integrity protein: MSRDPLNRDTYTNDGLDADDFDTVDAVNDDHYGKSKPSKADTLRARRQVEAWLEERRLQRAIEDDWDEEE, encoded by the coding sequence ATGAGCCGTGACCCCTTAAATCGTGACACCTATACCAACGACGGTCTTGACGCAGACGATTTCGACACTGTGGATGCCGTCAACGACGATCACTACGGTAAAAGCAAACCCAGTAAAGCGGATACCCTGCGTGCACGTCGCCAAGTAGAAGCGTGGCTGGAAGAGCGTCGCCTGCAGCGGGCGATCGAAGACGACTGGGACGAAGAAGAGTAA
- the ettA gene encoding energy-dependent translational throttle protein EttA produces the protein MAQYVFTMNRVGKVVPPKKQILKDISLSFFPGAKIGVLGLNGAGKSTLLRIMAGVDKEFEGEARPMPGINVGYLPQEPQLDDEKNVRDTVEEALGAIKEAQEKLDAVYAAYAEPDADFDALASEQARLENIIEAADAHNIERKLEVAAEALRLPPWEAKVGNLSGGERRRVALCRLLLSSPDMLLLDEPTNHLDAESVAWLERFLHDYNGTVVAITHDRYFLDNVAGWILELDRGQGIPFEGNYSQWLEQKEQRLTQEAKQEASRQKAIKQELEWVRSNAKGRQAKSKARLNRFEEMQSGDFQKRNETNEIYIPPGPRLGDKVIEFHNVTKRFDDKLLYQDLSFTIPPGAIVGIVGGNGAGKSTLFKLVTGKEQPDAGEVVIGETVDIAYVEQLRDALDDKQTVWEAVSDGQDILNINGYEVSSRAYVGRFNFKGNDQQKRLDELSGGERGRLQLAQTLKQGANVLLLDEPSNDLDIETLRALEEALLAFPGCAMVISHDRWFLDRIATHILAFEGDSEVVFFDGNYTEYEEDHKKRVGNDTPKRMKYKRIDA, from the coding sequence ATGGCGCAATACGTATTCACCATGAACCGGGTCGGCAAAGTCGTGCCGCCCAAAAAGCAAATTCTCAAGGATATTTCGCTCTCGTTCTTCCCCGGCGCCAAAATTGGCGTGCTGGGTTTGAACGGTGCCGGTAAATCCACGCTGCTGCGCATTATGGCCGGTGTCGATAAAGAGTTTGAAGGTGAAGCTCGTCCGATGCCCGGTATCAATGTGGGCTATTTGCCCCAGGAGCCGCAGCTAGATGACGAGAAAAACGTCCGTGATACCGTCGAAGAAGCGCTGGGTGCCATCAAAGAAGCACAGGAAAAGCTCGATGCGGTATACGCCGCTTACGCTGAACCTGACGCGGACTTCGATGCCCTTGCCAGCGAGCAAGCACGTTTAGAAAACATCATCGAAGCGGCAGACGCGCATAACATCGAGCGCAAACTAGAAGTGGCCGCCGAAGCTCTACGCCTGCCGCCATGGGAGGCAAAAGTCGGCAACCTCTCTGGCGGTGAGCGTCGCCGTGTGGCGCTCTGTCGTCTGCTGCTCTCCAGCCCTGACATGCTGTTACTCGACGAGCCCACCAACCACCTGGATGCAGAGTCCGTGGCTTGGCTGGAGCGCTTTTTGCACGACTACAATGGCACCGTCGTGGCAATCACCCACGACCGCTACTTCTTGGACAACGTTGCGGGCTGGATTCTCGAGCTTGACCGTGGGCAGGGCATTCCGTTCGAAGGCAACTACTCCCAGTGGCTGGAGCAGAAAGAGCAGCGCCTGACCCAAGAGGCGAAGCAAGAAGCGTCTCGTCAGAAAGCCATCAAGCAAGAGCTCGAATGGGTGCGCAGCAATGCCAAAGGCCGCCAGGCGAAGAGCAAAGCGCGCCTTAACCGCTTCGAAGAAATGCAGTCTGGCGACTTCCAGAAGCGTAACGAGACCAACGAGATCTACATTCCGCCTGGCCCGCGCCTGGGTGACAAGGTGATCGAGTTCCACAACGTCACCAAGCGTTTCGATGACAAGCTGCTCTACCAAGACCTCTCCTTCACCATCCCCCCTGGCGCCATCGTCGGGATCGTGGGTGGTAACGGCGCGGGTAAATCGACACTGTTCAAGCTGGTCACCGGTAAAGAACAGCCGGATGCCGGTGAGGTGGTGATCGGTGAAACCGTCGACATCGCTTACGTCGAGCAGTTGCGCGATGCGCTAGACGATAAACAGACCGTTTGGGAAGCCGTGTCAGACGGGCAGGACATTCTCAATATCAACGGCTATGAAGTCTCCTCACGCGCCTACGTGGGCCGTTTCAACTTCAAGGGCAACGACCAACAAAAACGTTTGGATGAGCTGTCCGGCGGTGAGCGGGGTCGCCTGCAGCTAGCGCAGACCCTGAAACAGGGGGCTAACGTACTGTTGCTGGATGAGCCCTCGAATGACCTGGACATCGAAACGCTGCGCGCTCTGGAAGAGGCGTTGCTCGCCTTCCCCGGCTGCGCGATGGTGATCTCTCACGACCGTTGGTTCCTGGATCGTATCGCCACGCACATTTTGGCGTTCGAAGGTGATTCCGAAGTGGTGTTCTTCGACGGTAACTACACCGAGTACGAAGAGGACCACAAAAAACGCGTCGGTAACGACACGCCGAAGCGCATGAAGTACAAGCGTATCGACGCCTAA
- a CDS encoding histidine triad nucleotide-binding protein, whose protein sequence is MECLFCKIINREIPADIVFEDEHVLAFNDINPQAPTHQLIIPKKHIPTLNDIEADDVALVGRLQHTAAQLAKQQGFAEDGYRVVMNCNEMGGQTVYHIHMHLLGGREFTWPAG, encoded by the coding sequence ATGGAGTGTCTATTCTGTAAAATCATTAACCGCGAGATTCCGGCAGACATCGTGTTCGAGGATGAGCACGTACTGGCGTTCAACGATATTAACCCCCAGGCGCCAACGCATCAGCTCATCATTCCTAAAAAGCACATCCCAACGCTAAACGATATCGAAGCAGACGACGTGGCGCTCGTAGGTCGCTTACAGCACACCGCGGCACAGCTCGCCAAACAACAAGGCTTCGCGGAAGACGGCTATCGAGTGGTGATGAACTGCAATGAGATGGGTGGGCAGACCGTCTATCATATTCATATGCATCTACTGGGCGGGCGTGAGTTTACTTGGCCCGCGGGATGA
- a CDS encoding phosphoribulokinase: MSREYPIIAVTGSSGAGTTTVRRSFERMFLREDVHAAMVDGDAFHRYTRDDLKRIFREEPERKDELSHFAVEANLLDRLEGLFIEYGEHGTGTFRHYIHAEDKQKIEAGYRVGTFTEWQSLPCGTDLLFYEGLHGGLVTQEYDIARHVDLLVGVAPTMNLEWIQKIDRDTKLRGYSQEAVIDTILGRMDDYVRYIQPQFSRTHINFQRVPTVDTSNPFEVQDIPTDAESFVVIRFRDPSTVDFPWLLAMIQDSFMTRPHTLVVPGARMSLAMELILAPLVRHLLSQRRFR, from the coding sequence ATGTCGCGAGAATATCCCATCATCGCGGTGACGGGCTCGTCAGGGGCGGGGACCACGACCGTCCGCCGCAGTTTCGAGCGCATGTTCCTCCGTGAAGACGTGCATGCGGCCATGGTGGATGGCGACGCTTTCCACCGCTATACCCGCGATGATCTCAAACGTATTTTCCGCGAAGAGCCGGAGCGTAAGGACGAGCTGTCTCATTTTGCCGTCGAGGCCAACCTGCTCGACCGCTTGGAAGGCCTGTTCATCGAGTACGGAGAGCACGGTACCGGCACGTTTCGGCACTACATTCACGCGGAAGACAAGCAGAAAATCGAGGCGGGTTATCGCGTAGGCACTTTCACCGAGTGGCAGTCACTGCCCTGCGGTACCGATCTGCTCTTTTATGAAGGGTTGCATGGCGGCTTGGTGACGCAAGAGTACGATATTGCCCGTCACGTCGATTTGCTGGTCGGCGTGGCACCGACGATGAACCTCGAGTGGATTCAAAAGATCGACCGTGACACCAAACTGCGCGGCTACTCTCAGGAAGCGGTCATTGATACCATTTTGGGGCGTATGGATGATTACGTGCGCTATATTCAGCCGCAGTTTTCGCGTACCCACATCAATTTCCAGCGGGTGCCCACGGTCGATACCTCCAACCCCTTCGAAGTGCAGGATATTCCCACCGATGCCGAGTCGTTCGTGGTGATTCGTTTTCGTGACCCGTCGACGGTGGATTTTCCATGGCTGCTGGCGATGATCCAAGATTCTTTTATGACCCGTCCGCATACCCTGGTGGTGCCCGGTGCTCGTATGTCCTTGGCGATGGAGCTGATACTCGCACCGCTGGTTCGCCACCTGCTATCGCAGCGCCGTTTTCGCTAA